A region from the Lentimonas sp. CC4 genome encodes:
- a CDS encoding ArsC/Spx/MgsR family protein produces the protein MKGIVSYYESPDWHDNAQQKQHLRDAGYVLQVFNLLEKQWEASNLNKFFAEQGIHDCVNPHAPQIVSGDFDPASLDERALLNAMLEQPTLIQHPLIFFRGQFASGFKNKLVTQLLGTE, from the coding sequence ATGAAAGGGATCGTCTCATACTACGAGAGCCCAGACTGGCACGACAACGCGCAACAAAAGCAGCACCTCAGAGATGCCGGCTACGTGCTACAAGTATTCAACCTACTTGAGAAGCAATGGGAGGCGTCGAATCTGAATAAGTTCTTTGCAGAACAAGGTATCCACGACTGCGTCAATCCACACGCGCCACAAATCGTATCGGGCGACTTCGACCCTGCATCTCTCGACGAGCGGGCACTGCTGAATGCCATGCTCGAACAGCCCACTCTCATACAGCACCCCTTGATATTTTTCAGGGGACAATTCGCGAGTGGGTTTAAAAATAAATTAGTCACCCAACTGCTTGGCACTGAATAA
- the modC gene encoding molybdenum ABC transporter ATP-binding protein has protein sequence MNISHQQGSFALSLDATLASQAVGVFGESGSGKTTLLHCLAGVLRPQCGRIVFDGDVLCDTEQGIWLPPEKRAIATMFQGARLFPHLSVLQNLMYGQKRLRGREQRFTFDEIVQLLEIDGLLERSVVGLSGGEAQRVALGRALLSEPRLLLLDEPMSGLDRRLKGQVALLIERVRDVLKVPILMVSHDIDEVTRLCDEVILLENGNLAGQGQLGDLIETPQVLTTLLDAGLRNTIEVLPHAVDAGASCQCAALQTGGEALEIYLPNWGLPAGQTVRLAVRPDEIILARKPVEGLSVRNQLGGTVVACAEVNSNTLVQVRLGDATLWVEVTRDAAEAIELSDGEAVTCLIKSNALELVDARL, from the coding sequence TTGAACATCAGTCATCAGCAGGGCTCGTTTGCGCTGTCGCTGGACGCAACCTTGGCGTCGCAGGCCGTGGGTGTGTTTGGCGAGTCAGGGTCTGGTAAGACGACTTTGTTGCACTGCTTGGCTGGTGTGCTGCGTCCGCAGTGTGGACGAATCGTATTTGATGGCGATGTGCTGTGTGATACGGAGCAGGGGATTTGGCTGCCGCCAGAAAAGCGAGCGATTGCGACGATGTTTCAAGGCGCGCGTTTGTTTCCGCATCTGAGTGTGTTGCAGAATTTAATGTATGGGCAAAAGCGTCTGAGGGGACGTGAGCAGCGGTTCACTTTTGATGAGATCGTGCAGTTGCTTGAGATCGATGGCTTGCTGGAGCGTTCCGTTGTAGGGCTATCGGGCGGCGAGGCGCAGCGTGTGGCGCTGGGGCGTGCTTTGTTGTCGGAGCCGCGTTTGTTACTGCTGGATGAGCCGATGTCGGGCTTGGATCGCCGACTGAAAGGGCAGGTGGCTTTGTTGATCGAGCGTGTGCGAGATGTGTTGAAGGTGCCGATTCTGATGGTGAGTCACGATATCGACGAAGTCACACGCTTGTGCGACGAAGTGATTTTATTGGAGAACGGGAACTTGGCAGGGCAGGGGCAGCTCGGGGATTTGATCGAGACGCCACAGGTGCTGACGACTTTGCTGGATGCCGGACTACGCAATACGATTGAAGTGCTGCCACATGCGGTTGATGCGGGCGCGAGTTGTCAATGTGCTGCATTGCAAACTGGAGGTGAGGCGCTGGAAATCTATTTGCCGAACTGGGGATTGCCTGCGGGACAAACTGTGCGCCTGGCAGTGCGACCGGATGAAATTATTTTGGCACGAAAACCGGTTGAGGGGTTGTCGGTGCGCAATCAGCTTGGCGGAACCGTGGTGGCATGTGCTGAAGTGAATAGTAATACATTGGTGCAGGTGCGTCTCGGTGATGCGACGCTCTGGGTTGAGGTGACACGTGACGCAGCCGAGGCCATTGAGTTATCAGATGGGGAAGCGGTGACTTGTCTTATTAAGTCGAACGCTCTGGAGTTGGTTGATGCTCGGTTGTAG
- the modB gene encoding molybdate ABC transporter permease subunit gives MISAAEWSVIALSLRVALVCTALVVVPGVLVGYALARFQFRGRAIVDALIHLPLVLPPVVVGYFLLVSLGRNGWLGAWLDSMLGWTLAFTWQGAAVASAVMAFPLMVRSVRLSVEQIDPQIEATARSLGAGRLDVFCSITLPLALPGIFAGLSLAFARSLGEFGATITFAGNIPDETRTLPLAIYSLLQVPGGEASAYRLVVLSVLVSIAALLLSEYLQQRMRKRSGGRV, from the coding sequence GTGATTAGTGCAGCCGAGTGGAGTGTGATTGCGCTTTCGCTGCGGGTGGCGTTGGTGTGCACGGCGTTGGTGGTGGTGCCCGGGGTTCTGGTGGGCTATGCGCTGGCTCGGTTCCAGTTCCGTGGACGTGCGATTGTCGATGCGTTGATTCATTTGCCATTGGTGCTGCCTCCTGTGGTGGTCGGATATTTTTTATTGGTAAGCCTCGGACGGAATGGCTGGCTGGGGGCGTGGCTCGATTCGATGCTCGGGTGGACCTTGGCCTTTACTTGGCAGGGGGCTGCAGTGGCTTCGGCGGTGATGGCATTTCCATTGATGGTGCGCTCGGTGCGGCTGTCGGTGGAACAGATCGATCCACAGATTGAGGCGACCGCTCGTTCGCTCGGGGCGGGACGCTTGGATGTGTTTTGTTCGATTACGTTGCCGCTGGCGTTGCCGGGGATCTTTGCGGGGTTGAGCTTGGCCTTTGCGCGCTCATTGGGAGAGTTTGGTGCGACGATTACCTTTGCGGGGAACATTCCCGATGAGACACGCACCTTGCCACTGGCGATTTACTCCTTGCTACAGGTGCCTGGCGGAGAGGCTTCGGCCTATCGTTTAGTGGTGCTGTCGGTATTGGTATCGATCGCGGCTTTGTTGCTGTCGGAGTATTTACAACAGCGGATGCGTAAGCGTAGTGGAGGGCGCGTGTGA
- the modA gene encoding molybdate ABC transporter substrate-binding protein encodes MRLFIILSVGLIACVCGSGCGPQERVRVFAAASTAAAVETIAAQFYEETGIAVAVNAASSSTLARQIESGAPADVFLSANVKWMEYLQADDRLVPGTTVHLLGNQLVVVSADGDLQWLHDDGEVLGEYTGMVALGDPDHVPVGMYVKSALVQSGEWDAVAPRVIAGNNASSAVNFVATGEVTVGVVYATDAQLSKRVQVLYPVPEALQPDIIYPVALVRGAGESAQMFYEYLQSAAAGAVFDGSGFLIEGRRARD; translated from the coding sequence ATGCGTTTATTTATCATTCTTAGTGTTGGGCTAATCGCCTGCGTTTGTGGCTCAGGTTGTGGGCCGCAGGAGCGTGTCCGTGTGTTTGCTGCAGCGAGCACGGCGGCGGCAGTCGAAACGATCGCGGCTCAATTTTATGAAGAGACGGGCATTGCAGTGGCGGTGAATGCGGCTTCGAGCTCGACTTTAGCGCGGCAGATCGAGTCGGGCGCGCCTGCGGATGTATTTCTATCGGCCAATGTGAAGTGGATGGAATATTTGCAGGCAGACGATCGCTTGGTGCCTGGGACGACTGTGCACTTGCTGGGCAATCAATTGGTGGTCGTGTCGGCTGATGGCGATTTACAATGGCTGCATGACGATGGTGAGGTATTGGGCGAGTATACGGGCATGGTGGCGCTGGGGGATCCCGACCATGTGCCGGTAGGCATGTATGTGAAGTCGGCTCTGGTGCAGAGCGGCGAGTGGGATGCAGTGGCGCCGCGTGTGATCGCGGGCAATAATGCATCGTCTGCTGTGAATTTTGTGGCTACGGGCGAGGTGACTGTGGGCGTGGTGTATGCGACGGATGCGCAGCTGTCGAAGCGGGTGCAGGTGCTCTATCCAGTGCCTGAGGCCTTGCAGCCTGATATTATTTATCCGGTTGCCTTGGTGCGTGGTGCTGGTGAGTCTGCGCAGATGTTTTATGAGTATTTGCAGAGTGCTGCCGCCGGTGCGGTGTTTGATGGCTCTGGCTTTTTAATCGAAGGACGGAGGGCACGTGATTAG
- a CDS encoding ADP-ribosylglycohydrolase family protein, with protein sequence MVLCEEAPKLELGRLARSRGGLLGLLIGDACGVPYEFTDARMLPPLKHLEMRPPDGFIRSYADVPVGSWSDDGAQALCLLASLLRCGCYHPYDFASRLLRWFDVGYMAVNRYVFDVGNQTSVSIQRLKRGQTIDYSGLGGVRNNGNGSLMRSLPLALLHTGNDYSLVMDAHRQSRLTHSHLRSQLCCGLYCLWVRYELRGFSDAWERAVESVRRIHADSKRCMQELDTHILIDTTPKGTGYVVDSLHSALYACEADSYEAIVKRAISLGNDTDTTACIAGGIAGVRFGEFGIPERWMADLRGWDWLAPVLERMEEALQVQEDRWARLRV encoded by the coding sequence ATGGTTCTATGTGAAGAAGCACCGAAACTGGAGTTGGGGCGCCTCGCACGTTCACGTGGCGGGTTGTTGGGCTTATTAATTGGCGATGCCTGTGGCGTGCCGTATGAGTTTACTGATGCGCGCATGTTACCGCCGTTGAAGCACTTGGAGATGCGTCCGCCGGACGGATTTATTCGTTCGTATGCGGATGTGCCTGTGGGTTCGTGGTCGGATGACGGCGCGCAGGCGCTGTGCCTACTGGCATCGTTGCTACGCTGTGGCTGCTATCATCCATATGACTTTGCATCGCGCTTGTTGCGTTGGTTCGATGTCGGCTACATGGCGGTGAATCGCTATGTGTTTGATGTTGGGAATCAGACTAGTGTGTCGATTCAGCGTTTGAAGCGCGGGCAGACGATTGATTATTCAGGTCTGGGGGGCGTGCGTAATAATGGCAATGGTTCGTTGATGCGCAGCCTGCCGCTGGCGTTGTTACATACTGGCAATGATTATTCGTTGGTGATGGATGCGCATCGTCAATCGCGTTTAACGCACTCGCACCTACGTTCGCAGCTGTGTTGTGGCTTGTATTGCCTGTGGGTGCGCTATGAGTTGCGCGGCTTCTCTGATGCTTGGGAGCGTGCGGTTGAATCCGTTCGGCGAATACATGCGGACTCGAAGCGTTGTATGCAGGAACTGGATACGCATATTCTAATTGATACGACGCCGAAAGGGACTGGGTATGTGGTCGATTCCTTGCACTCGGCGCTGTATGCGTGTGAGGCCGATAGCTATGAGGCGATTGTTAAACGAGCGATTTCACTGGGTAATGATACGGATACGACGGCGTGTATTGCTGGTGGGATTGCGGGTGTGCGATTTGGCGAGTTCGGTATTCCGGAACGCTGGATGGCGGATCTGCGCGGTTGGGATTGGTTGGCGCCGGTCTTAGAGCGCATGGAGGAGGCGTTGCAGGTTCAGGAAGATCGCTGGGCGCGGTTGCGTGTGTAG
- a CDS encoding NAD(+)--dinitrogen-reductase ADP-D-ribosyltransferase: protein MQTTHARPFINFISHPPWVVTSLDFNETPSSIHLAGVRESNQHFFEQLEEEPNPKRRGEMLHEYMSVKFALHQWEDYHASARKSLRNSYVRFLRGWGVDSNSIEGAVLKGWVLSRFGVPPTFHKGLMKGNPFEDNPVFAIDLIRGSARTNAINSQFDLIFEFCQYELQRRLPGENSLILYRGTHDPEEYKVIDSNQERRKEVIQLNNISSFTSDREKAWEFGSTVWEVKVPLVKIVFYSDLLPDSLLKGEDEYLLIGGRYTVRKLLW, encoded by the coding sequence ATGCAGACGACACACGCACGACCGTTTATTAATTTTATATCACATCCGCCGTGGGTGGTGACGTCATTGGACTTCAATGAGACGCCGTCTTCGATTCATCTAGCAGGTGTGCGTGAATCGAATCAGCATTTTTTCGAACAGTTGGAAGAGGAGCCTAATCCGAAGCGGCGCGGGGAGATGCTGCACGAATACATGTCGGTCAAATTCGCGCTACACCAGTGGGAGGATTATCATGCGAGCGCGCGCAAGAGTTTGCGCAATAGTTACGTTCGTTTCCTGCGGGGCTGGGGCGTGGATAGTAACTCGATTGAAGGCGCGGTGCTGAAAGGCTGGGTGCTGAGCCGTTTCGGCGTGCCGCCGACGTTTCACAAGGGCTTAATGAAGGGGAATCCGTTTGAAGATAATCCTGTGTTTGCGATTGATCTGATTCGAGGCAGCGCGCGCACGAATGCGATTAATTCGCAGTTCGATCTGATTTTTGAATTTTGTCAGTATGAGCTGCAGCGGCGTCTGCCAGGTGAGAATTCGTTGATACTCTACCGTGGCACGCATGATCCTGAAGAATATAAGGTGATTGATTCAAATCAGGAGCGTCGCAAGGAGGTAATTCAATTGAATAATATCAGCTCGTTTACCTCGGATCGTGAAAAGGCCTGGGAGTTTGGGTCGACGGTGTGGGAGGTGAAGGTGCCTCTGGTGAAGATCGTGTTTTATAGCGATCTGCTGCCGGACAGTTTGTTGAAGGGGGAAGACGAATATTTATTAATTGGAGGCCGCTACACAGTGCGGAAATTATTATGGTAA
- a CDS encoding flavodoxin domain-containing protein gives MDTLELTILFGTETGNCKDLANKVAKKAAKNNVTTKIADLASYSVEDLAGETAPVLFIVSTWGDGAPPPKCEPFFQALHTSEGPMEDLKFGILALGDSEYPLFCECGKKLEAKLEDLGAETMVPRTDMDADFLVTYIGWSKRFWKTMAGVYGIKK, from the coding sequence ATGGATACACTCGAACTCACAATTCTCTTTGGCACTGAAACCGGCAACTGCAAAGACCTCGCCAACAAGGTCGCAAAGAAAGCCGCGAAAAATAACGTCACCACGAAAATCGCCGATCTCGCTAGCTACAGCGTCGAAGACCTCGCAGGCGAAACCGCTCCTGTGCTCTTCATTGTATCGACCTGGGGCGACGGCGCACCTCCACCAAAGTGTGAACCCTTCTTTCAGGCACTGCATACCTCCGAAGGGCCGATGGAAGACCTCAAGTTCGGCATCCTCGCACTCGGCGATTCGGAATACCCTCTCTTCTGCGAATGCGGCAAAAAGCTAGAGGCCAAACTCGAAGACCTCGGTGCCGAAACCATGGTGCCACGCACCGACATGGATGCCGACTTCCTCGTCACCTACATCGGCTGGTCCAAACGCTTCTGGAAAACCATGGCAGGCGTTTACGGCATTAAGAAGTAA
- the nifJ gene encoding pyruvate:ferredoxin (flavodoxin) oxidoreductase produces MIAKKHPDSRTCDANEATADVAYRMTEVISIYPITPSSPMAEHCDEWAAVNRPNLWSMTPDIVQMQSEGGVAGAMHGSLTAGCLSTTFTASQGLLLMIPNMYKIAGELTPAVIHVSARALATHALSIFGDHSDVMACRQTGWAMLASNSVQEAHDMAAIAHAATLKCRIPFLHFFDGFRTSHEINKHAPLSDEILMELLDEDALTSFYDRSLTPDKPSIRGTAQNPDVFFQAREAVSPFYKECVETVDTLFKRFEELTGRKYSLFEYEGHPEAEKVIVIMGSGAETAEETSKFLNANGEKTGVLKVRLFRPFNTPAFIKALPDTVKSIAVLDRTKEPGSIGEPIHLDVAMALRKARTCPTAAKDIDPVLVGGRYGLGSKEFTPAMVKSVFDALDSESPQDHFTVGIFDDISNKSLPWDPSFSIESDDVTNAVFFGLGSDGTVGASKNTVKIIGENAGRNAQAYFVYDSKKSGSVTVSHLRFGEAEIHAPYLIEAGDFVSCSHTKILESMPVVEKLKEGGVFLLNAPCESDQIWDMLPGTVQQALIEKKAQFYHIDALAIAKDAGLGGRINTIMQTCFFQLSGVLPAEEAIAHIKAMITKTYSRKGDKIVNMNCAAVDDTLSNLAKVELPDTATSQIPFGVAMPDEAPDFVKQVTGRIIAGEGDLLPVSAFPIDGTWPTGTSQYEKRGMAAEIPEWNTDLCTQCNKCATVCPHAAIRPKFYEDSLLTLAPEPFKSMDFNNPAYPDTKYTIQLSPDDCTGCGVCVEMCPGSDGDLKALIMKPTSDIVDGERESYKFWEKITQPEYKGAEMSPKSLQFKKPLIEYSGACAGCGQTPYLKMLTQLVGDHMMVANATGCSSIYGGNLPTTPYTTDECGRGPAWANSLFEDNAEFGMGMLMSVETRSNIAKSLLQKLEPMLNTALVNDILGCTYKRAKDLKLQRERIEALKEELKTLDDPDARRLNSHADYLAKKTVWVIGGDGWAYDIGFGGLDHVLASGKNINIMVMDTEVYSNTGGQSSKATPIAAVAKFSAAGKEAPKKDLATIAMSYGNVYVAQIALGGNEKQAMQAMKEAESFDGPSLIIAYGACLAHGFDLRNGHQHQRDAVKTGYWPLFRYDPRNEAKDQPRFVLESGEPDGELGKFLRTEGRYRALEKTAPGQAEELFEMAEGHINKRFERYEQLTKIGAETEDDDDGWG; encoded by the coding sequence ATGATCGCAAAAAAACATCCAGACTCGCGCACCTGCGACGCCAACGAAGCAACTGCTGACGTGGCGTATCGTATGACGGAAGTCATCTCGATCTACCCCATCACACCATCCTCCCCGATGGCCGAGCACTGCGACGAATGGGCCGCAGTGAATCGTCCCAACCTATGGAGCATGACGCCCGACATCGTGCAGATGCAATCCGAAGGTGGCGTCGCTGGCGCCATGCACGGTAGCCTCACAGCAGGTTGCTTGAGCACGACCTTCACCGCATCGCAAGGTCTGCTCTTAATGATTCCGAACATGTATAAGATCGCAGGCGAACTGACACCTGCCGTCATTCACGTATCGGCACGCGCACTCGCCACACATGCGCTCTCCATCTTTGGCGACCATTCCGACGTCATGGCCTGCCGTCAAACCGGCTGGGCGATGCTCGCCTCCAACTCCGTGCAAGAAGCGCACGACATGGCTGCGATCGCACACGCGGCCACACTCAAGTGCCGCATCCCCTTCCTTCACTTCTTTGACGGATTCCGCACTTCACACGAGATTAACAAGCACGCGCCACTCTCCGATGAGATCCTCATGGAGCTACTCGACGAAGACGCACTGACTAGTTTCTACGACCGTTCACTCACCCCAGATAAGCCGAGCATTCGCGGCACCGCACAGAACCCAGACGTCTTCTTCCAGGCGCGCGAAGCAGTCTCCCCGTTCTACAAGGAATGCGTGGAAACCGTCGACACGCTCTTTAAGCGTTTCGAAGAATTGACAGGTCGCAAATATTCGCTGTTCGAATACGAAGGCCACCCAGAAGCCGAAAAGGTCATCGTCATCATGGGCTCTGGCGCCGAAACCGCGGAGGAGACTTCCAAGTTCCTCAATGCCAATGGCGAAAAGACCGGCGTGCTCAAGGTGCGCCTGTTCCGCCCGTTCAATACACCTGCTTTTATTAAAGCACTGCCGGACACCGTAAAATCCATCGCCGTGCTCGACCGCACCAAGGAGCCAGGCTCCATCGGCGAACCGATTCATCTCGATGTCGCCATGGCACTACGCAAAGCACGCACCTGCCCAACAGCAGCCAAGGATATTGATCCTGTGCTCGTCGGTGGTCGCTACGGCCTCGGCTCGAAGGAGTTCACGCCCGCCATGGTCAAGTCAGTCTTCGACGCGCTTGACAGCGAATCACCACAAGACCACTTCACCGTCGGTATCTTCGACGATATCAGCAACAAGTCCCTACCATGGGATCCATCGTTCTCAATCGAATCCGACGACGTGACCAACGCGGTCTTCTTCGGACTCGGCTCCGACGGCACCGTCGGTGCAAGTAAGAACACGGTGAAAATCATCGGCGAAAATGCCGGCCGCAACGCACAGGCCTACTTCGTCTATGACTCGAAAAAGTCAGGCTCGGTCACGGTCTCTCATCTACGCTTCGGCGAAGCAGAAATCCATGCACCGTATCTGATCGAAGCAGGCGACTTCGTTTCCTGCTCGCATACCAAGATATTGGAAAGCATGCCAGTGGTCGAAAAACTCAAGGAAGGCGGCGTCTTCCTGCTCAACGCGCCATGCGAATCAGACCAGATCTGGGACATGCTGCCAGGCACGGTGCAACAAGCACTCATCGAGAAGAAGGCACAGTTCTACCACATCGACGCACTCGCGATCGCGAAGGACGCAGGCTTAGGTGGCCGTATCAATACGATCATGCAAACCTGCTTCTTCCAACTCTCTGGCGTGTTGCCTGCGGAAGAAGCCATCGCCCACATTAAGGCGATGATCACTAAGACCTATTCGCGTAAGGGCGATAAGATCGTCAACATGAACTGCGCCGCAGTCGACGACACACTCTCCAACCTCGCCAAGGTTGAGTTGCCCGATACCGCCACCAGCCAGATCCCATTCGGCGTCGCGATGCCGGATGAGGCACCGGACTTTGTCAAACAAGTCACTGGCCGCATCATTGCAGGCGAAGGCGACCTACTGCCAGTCAGCGCCTTCCCGATTGACGGCACATGGCCCACAGGCACCTCGCAATACGAAAAGCGTGGCATGGCCGCTGAGATTCCCGAGTGGAACACTGACCTCTGCACACAGTGTAATAAGTGCGCAACGGTTTGCCCACACGCAGCGATTCGTCCGAAGTTCTATGAGGATAGCCTGCTGACACTCGCTCCTGAGCCGTTCAAGTCGATGGACTTCAACAACCCTGCGTATCCAGATACCAAATACACGATTCAGCTCTCACCTGACGACTGCACCGGTTGTGGTGTGTGTGTCGAAATGTGTCCGGGTTCGGATGGCGATCTAAAGGCACTCATCATGAAGCCGACCAGCGACATCGTTGACGGCGAACGTGAGTCCTACAAATTCTGGGAAAAGATCACGCAACCTGAATACAAGGGTGCGGAGATGTCGCCCAAGTCCCTACAATTCAAGAAGCCGCTGATCGAATACTCCGGCGCATGCGCAGGTTGTGGACAAACACCTTACCTGAAGATGCTCACGCAGCTCGTCGGCGATCACATGATGGTAGCCAACGCTACAGGTTGTTCCTCAATCTACGGCGGCAATCTGCCAACCACGCCTTACACCACTGATGAATGTGGACGCGGGCCCGCGTGGGCGAATTCACTCTTCGAGGACAATGCCGAATTTGGAATGGGTATGCTCATGAGTGTTGAGACGCGCAGCAACATTGCTAAGTCGCTCTTGCAAAAGCTAGAGCCCATGCTCAACACCGCACTGGTCAACGACATACTCGGTTGCACTTACAAGCGTGCGAAGGACTTAAAGTTACAGCGCGAGCGCATTGAAGCCCTCAAGGAGGAGCTGAAGACACTCGACGATCCCGACGCACGTCGCCTCAACTCACATGCCGACTACTTGGCGAAGAAGACAGTCTGGGTGATCGGCGGAGATGGCTGGGCCTACGACATCGGCTTCGGCGGACTCGACCACGTGCTCGCCTCTGGCAAGAACATCAACATCATGGTCATGGATACCGAAGTCTACTCCAACACCGGTGGCCAAAGCTCCAAGGCGACCCCAATCGCTGCGGTGGCAAAGTTCTCCGCAGCCGGCAAGGAAGCACCAAAGAAGGATCTCGCCACCATCGCCATGAGTTACGGCAACGTGTATGTCGCACAGATCGCACTCGGTGGTAACGAGAAGCAAGCCATGCAGGCGATGAAAGAAGCCGAAAGCTTCGATGGGCCTTCCCTGATCATCGCTTACGGCGCCTGCCTCGCACACGGCTTCGACTTACGCAACGGACACCAACACCAACGCGACGCCGTCAAGACCGGCTACTGGCCACTGTTCCGCTACGATCCGCGCAACGAAGCAAAGGACCAACCACGCTTCGTGCTCGAATCCGGCGAACCCGACGGCGAACTCGGCAAGTTCCTTCGCACCGAAGGCCGCTACCGCGCCCTCGAAAAGACCGCTCCCGGCCAAGCCGAAGAGCTCTTTGAAATGGCCGAAGGTCACATCAACAAGCGCTTCGAACGCTACGAACAGCTCACCAAAATCGGCGCCGAAACGGAAGACGATGACGACGGCTGGGGCTAG